The Priestia megaterium NBRC 15308 = ATCC 14581 region TATAAGCCAACTCTGTGCATTTCCCGCGGTATGGCCAAAAATAAGGACCAAAGCAAGAAGCGTAATTACTGTTATTAATAAGATTTTTAATACTTTTTTCTCTCGATAAATTTTATAGGGAATAAAGGCAGAAACACAGAAAAAGAAGAAGCCTGCTATCAGAGCAAGTTTTTGCTTTTGATAAAAATAATCCCCTTCAACACCGTAACGACTAACCGCCGTTACCATACTAGCACTGTAAACCATGACTAAGCCGATGAGACTTAGAACAATTAGGGCTACAATAAATTTGTAATCATAACATTTTACTATTCTCTTAAACATAAAAACTCCTCGTTCCTTGCAAGTATAACATTCTTATTTTCATCATAAAAAAAAGATTCTTAGTAAATTATATAGAGTAAAAAGAACACTCAATAGTATAATAACAGTTCCTCGCGCTTTGTTCTTTCCGACGATATAATCATTTACACCATGTAAGATAAAAGATACTGCAACCATAAGAACAGCTATATTGTACCAGTAATCGCTATCAAATAGCCAAGCTATACTCATACAAATAAGCAATACAATCAACGTTGCATTTCGAATTCGACTATCAATAAAAATTTGTGCGTATTTCATGAAAATCTCCTATTACTTTGTCTTTTATTATATATAGTTACCTTTTATTCTTTCTTATCCGTCTCATCTTATTATCTTATATACTTCTTAGACGTTCCTGTTTTTAAGATTAATAATCCTCTTTCTTCCAAAAAGTTAGGAAATATAGAACATTTTGGTATATAATAAGTCGTTTTATATGTTTTAATTATAGACATTAGGATAAAGAAAACAATAAAAAACGAATCTTTTCTTTTTTATACAATTCGATATTATACAGCTAAATTGATTTTAGTACTTTTTGTACCGGATTAAAATGTGAAGAGAGCCTTATTTAGTATTCTCTCACTTAAACGTGAGAAATAAGGAGAATTACTATGTCATTGACTATTACAGATAATTTCTTTCACTTCTTAATACTGGATATCATCCTCAGTTTCCTCCTCCTTTGTTTTATTATTTTTATAGATAAATATTTTAGGAAAAGTAAAGATACAAGTGAAGAAAAGAGAAGAAAATATCAGAAAGATTTTATTGCCTTGTTAGCAGTGGGATTAATCGTTTATTTTATGTAACATACTATACAATAGAGAAATATTAATCACATGAAGGAGCAGGATCATGATTCGAACAATCGCTATTACACAAGACTTACACGTCAAAGAAGATGTCCCCCTTGATCACTTATCTGATCCTTCAATTAAGTGGTTCTGGGTAGATCTTGCCTCTCCATCTGAAGAGGAAGCAAAAGTGTTAGAGACGTTTTTCCACTTTCACCCTTTAGCTATCGAAGATTGTCTTCATTTATTACAACGTCCTAAACTTGATTATTATGAGGGTTACAGCTTTTTAGTTCTTCATTATTTAAATAGCAACACGTTAGATGTTGAAGAAGTAGACTTATTTATTGGGGAAAATTATCTAGTGACCTTTCACTTTAAACCGGTACTCAGTATTGAAACAGTCCGACAACGCCTTTTACAGCATCCTAGTGGATTTAATAAAGGAGTGTCCTATATTGCTTATGCGGTTCTAGACCAATTAGTGGATGATTACTTCCCAATCGTATATGAAATTGAGGATAAATTAAATGAAATTGAAAGCAGAGATGCCAAAAAATCAATTGCTTTACTAATGAATGATGTTTTTGATATCCGAAGTGATTTATTAAAGCTCAGAAAAACCATTCTTCCTATGCGTGATCTGCTATATCGAATTATTAATTCTGAACGTTTATATATACCTGCGGAGCAGAAAGCCTATTTCAATGACATCTATGACCACTTGATAAAATTAACAAGCATGGTGGAAGCCAATCGAGATATGACATCTGATATGAGAGATAATTACCTTTCACTTAACGCCAATCGGATGAACTCCATTATGATGACATTAACGATTATTTCCTCTATTTTCATCCCCCTTACATTTGTCGTAGGGTTATATGGGATGAACTTTGATCATATGCCAGAACTTCACTGGCACTACGGGTATTATATTGTTTTAGGAATTATGGCTTTAATGACAATTGGCATGATTCTCTGGTTTAAACAAAAAGGCTGGTTTAATGTAAATAAATAACCTCAACAATATGCTGACGTATCTTCCAAAAATGCTTAGTTAAAAGCAGCCCTAAAGAATGGGGCTGCTTTTTAAGATTTCCAATAATTACGAATATATTGACCAAAGCATATATTTAAAATAGATTTTTAACCAATAAGAATCTTTTCTTCTGCATACCGAATTTTAGCTTGCTTATTTGAGCGAATTGCAAGTACGAACCCAATAGTAAGAGGACCTACTCTACCAATAAACATCATAACCG contains the following coding sequences:
- the corA gene encoding magnesium/cobalt transporter CorA — encoded protein: MIRTIAITQDLHVKEDVPLDHLSDPSIKWFWVDLASPSEEEAKVLETFFHFHPLAIEDCLHLLQRPKLDYYEGYSFLVLHYLNSNTLDVEEVDLFIGENYLVTFHFKPVLSIETVRQRLLQHPSGFNKGVSYIAYAVLDQLVDDYFPIVYEIEDKLNEIESRDAKKSIALLMNDVFDIRSDLLKLRKTILPMRDLLYRIINSERLYIPAEQKAYFNDIYDHLIKLTSMVEANRDMTSDMRDNYLSLNANRMNSIMMTLTIISSIFIPLTFVVGLYGMNFDHMPELHWHYGYYIVLGIMALMTIGMILWFKQKGWFNVNK